In the Natronobacterium texcoconense genome, one interval contains:
- the ftsZ gene encoding cell division protein FtsZ, which translates to MDSLIDDAIDEAEDGEGEIPAHPADETPQNGGSSAGSESRDSGTMTDDELEDVLKDLQTEITVVGCGGAGGNTIDRMHEEGIHGAKLVAANTDVQHLVEIEADTKILMGEEKTGGRGAGSLPQVGEEAALESQQDIYEAIDGSDMVFVTAGLGGGTGTGSAPVVAKAAREAGALTIAIVTTPFTAEGEVRRTNAEAGLERLRDVSDTVIVVPNDRLLDSVGKLPVRQAFKVSDEVLMRSVKGITELITKPGLVNLDFADVRTVMERGGVAMIGLGESDSEAKAEDSVKTALRSPLLDVDISGASSALVNVTGGNDMSIEEAEGVVEEIYDRIDPDARIIWGTSIDENLEGNMRTMIVVTGVQSPQIYGQPDGESVQPEMGPGQGNDIDMVD; encoded by the coding sequence ATGGACTCACTCATCGACGACGCCATCGACGAGGCCGAGGACGGGGAGGGGGAAATACCTGCCCACCCTGCTGACGAGACGCCCCAGAACGGCGGCTCGTCGGCAGGCAGCGAGAGCCGCGACAGCGGAACGATGACCGACGACGAACTCGAAGACGTTCTCAAGGACCTCCAGACCGAGATCACGGTCGTCGGCTGTGGCGGTGCCGGTGGTAACACCATCGACCGGATGCACGAGGAGGGAATCCACGGCGCGAAACTCGTCGCGGCAAACACCGACGTCCAGCACCTCGTGGAGATCGAGGCCGACACCAAGATCCTGATGGGCGAGGAGAAAACCGGCGGCCGCGGTGCCGGCTCGCTCCCCCAGGTCGGCGAAGAGGCCGCACTCGAGAGCCAGCAGGACATCTACGAGGCTATCGATGGCTCCGACATGGTCTTCGTCACCGCCGGACTCGGCGGCGGCACCGGAACCGGTTCCGCACCCGTCGTCGCGAAAGCCGCCCGCGAAGCCGGCGCGCTGACGATCGCGATCGTCACGACCCCCTTCACCGCCGAAGGTGAGGTTCGACGGACGAACGCCGAAGCAGGTCTCGAGCGCCTGCGTGACGTCTCCGACACAGTGATCGTCGTCCCCAACGATCGCCTGCTCGATTCGGTCGGCAAACTGCCGGTCCGCCAGGCGTTCAAGGTCTCAGACGAGGTCCTGATGCGCTCGGTCAAGGGCATCACGGAACTCATCACGAAACCAGGTCTCGTCAACCTCGACTTCGCCGACGTCCGGACCGTCATGGAACGCGGCGGCGTCGCGATGATCGGTCTGGGCGAGTCCGACTCCGAGGCGAAAGCCGAAGACTCCGTCAAGACCGCACTCCGCTCGCCGCTTTTGGACGTCGACATCTCCGGTGCCAGTTCCGCACTCGTCAACGTCACCGGCGGCAACGACATGTCCATCGAGGAGGCCGAAGGCGTCGTCGAGGAAATCTACGACCGCATCGACCCCGACGCCCGTATCATCTGGGGGACCTCGATCGACGAGAACCTCGAGGGCAACATGCGCACGATGATCGTCGTCACCGGCGTCCAGTCGCCACAGATCTACGGCCAGCCCGACGGCGAGTCCGTCCAGCCCGAGATGGGGCCGGGACAAGGCAACGACATCGACATGGTCGACTGA
- a CDS encoding DUF3179 domain-containing protein, with translation MRRLSRRGVLSLAAVGIAGCLESGGSGTYDGNDGGGEAVANGMTATPDERALEEAPMPTRDDQLPVEYELDALRENVVRGVVPQDGIPSIDDPAFEPVGEGVDRLDDDPVFGVVRNGEARAYPQSILTHHEIVNDVIGGEPVAVTYCPLTGTAMGFERGETEFGVSGHLLNSNLVMYDRAGENYWPQMLGTAIEGDLEAASLAEFPVVWTTWERWRQAYPDSVVLAHDTGYARDYSDDPYGSYNPRRGYYAEDSDWLFDPLTTDDRFPPKQMFLCARPDDGPLAVSLEALREHGVYGIGRDGHDYLAAYDPDLDVGHLYRADDAEEFSFTEDDGTATVIDPDGEEQPPDDVDREQVYAYDAMWFAWAGFYPSTTVHD, from the coding sequence ATGCGACGACTCTCGAGGCGGGGCGTGCTCTCGCTCGCAGCGGTGGGGATCGCTGGCTGTCTCGAGAGCGGTGGTTCCGGTACCTACGACGGAAACGACGGGGGCGGCGAGGCTGTAGCGAACGGGATGACTGCGACGCCCGACGAGCGCGCGCTCGAGGAAGCACCGATGCCGACGCGGGACGACCAGTTGCCGGTCGAGTACGAACTCGACGCGTTGCGCGAGAACGTCGTCAGGGGTGTCGTCCCGCAGGACGGGATTCCCTCGATCGACGACCCGGCGTTCGAACCCGTCGGCGAGGGAGTCGATCGACTCGACGACGACCCCGTCTTTGGCGTCGTCAGGAACGGCGAGGCCAGGGCCTACCCGCAGTCGATTCTGACCCACCACGAGATCGTCAACGACGTGATCGGCGGCGAACCGGTCGCGGTCACGTACTGCCCGCTGACGGGGACGGCGATGGGGTTCGAACGCGGGGAGACGGAGTTCGGCGTCTCTGGTCACCTCCTCAACAGCAATCTCGTGATGTACGACCGCGCTGGAGAGAACTACTGGCCCCAGATGCTCGGCACCGCGATCGAGGGCGACCTCGAGGCAGCGTCGCTCGCGGAGTTTCCCGTGGTCTGGACGACCTGGGAACGGTGGCGGCAGGCGTATCCGGATTCCGTCGTCCTCGCTCACGATACAGGCTACGCCAGGGATTACAGCGACGACCCGTACGGATCGTACAATCCACGCCGAGGGTACTACGCGGAGGACAGCGACTGGCTCTTCGATCCGCTCACGACTGACGATCGATTTCCGCCGAAACAGATGTTCCTCTGTGCCCGGCCCGACGACGGCCCACTCGCGGTCTCGCTCGAGGCGCTCCGGGAACACGGTGTCTACGGGATCGGACGCGACGGTCACGACTACCTGGCGGCGTACGATCCCGACCTCGACGTCGGCCACCTCTACCGGGCCGACGACGCCGAGGAGTTTTCGTTCACCGAGGACGACGGTACCGCGACGGTGATCGATCCCGACGGCGAGGAACAGCCACCCGACGACGTGGACCGCGAACAGGTGTACGCTTACGACGCGATGTGGTTCGCCTGGGCTGGGTTTTATCCGTCCACGACCGTCCATGATTGA
- a CDS encoding 2Fe-2S iron-sulfur cluster-binding protein: MTEYTVEFVGTGETITCSDKETILSRCLEEGIAQEYSCRVGMCLACSAEIVEGEVTQPAARAFTEEEAENYALTCMARPQSDLKLERGKYPPSIDDDVAAEAGADVDTGSPADD; this comes from the coding sequence ATGACCGAATACACCGTCGAGTTCGTCGGAACGGGTGAGACGATCACCTGCTCGGACAAGGAAACGATCCTCAGCCGCTGTCTCGAGGAGGGTATCGCCCAGGAGTACTCCTGTCGCGTCGGGATGTGTCTGGCGTGTTCGGCCGAGATCGTCGAGGGCGAGGTGACCCAGCCTGCTGCGCGTGCGTTCACCGAGGAGGAGGCCGAGAACTACGCGCTGACCTGTATGGCCCGTCCGCAGTCGGACCTGAAACTCGAGCGCGGGAAGTATCCGCCGAGCATCGACGACGACGTCGCGGCCGAGGCCGGTGCCGACGTCGATACCGGGTCGCCGGCGGACGACTGA
- a CDS encoding creatininase family protein has translation MANDSDHTTPYRVAEMTWQEIEDALEETTTLLLPVGSTEQHGHHMPLGVDVYMPEAIGERVAESSPALLAPPIWYGVSPHHTFKPGTFTVSTETFQHYVFDICASAGEWGIENVLLLNGHYLAQDPELEIVVRRLREERGLEAFHVPLVNLFAEVAEEIRTAEVSFHASEFETSIMLELFPEFVHMDRAEAVDPPAESRPLTDYDALGENQVGWSLSAEDMTELTPTGNIGDPTVATAEKGEALVEAAVSGIRELVEDLESGNGSVAAP, from the coding sequence ATGGCCAACGACTCCGACCACACCACGCCCTACCGCGTCGCGGAGATGACCTGGCAGGAGATCGAGGACGCACTCGAGGAGACCACCACGCTGTTGCTCCCCGTCGGCAGCACCGAACAGCACGGTCACCACATGCCGCTGGGCGTCGACGTCTACATGCCCGAGGCGATCGGCGAGCGGGTCGCCGAATCCAGCCCCGCATTGCTCGCGCCGCCAATCTGGTACGGTGTCAGCCCCCACCACACGTTCAAACCCGGCACGTTCACGGTCTCGACGGAGACGTTCCAGCACTACGTGTTCGATATCTGTGCCTCCGCCGGCGAGTGGGGGATCGAGAACGTTCTCCTGTTGAACGGCCACTACCTCGCTCAGGACCCCGAACTCGAGATCGTCGTCCGCCGGCTTCGGGAGGAGCGTGGCCTCGAGGCCTTCCACGTGCCGCTCGTGAACCTCTTCGCCGAGGTCGCCGAGGAGATTCGTACCGCCGAGGTCTCCTTTCACGCCTCGGAGTTCGAGACGTCGATCATGCTCGAACTGTTTCCCGAGTTCGTCCACATGGACCGCGCCGAGGCCGTCGATCCGCCCGCGGAATCCCGGCCGCTGACGGACTACGACGCGCTCGGCGAGAACCAGGTCGGCTGGTCGCTCAGCGCCGAAGACATGACCGAACTCACGCCGACGGGCAACATCGGCGATCCGACCGTCGCGACCGCGGAGAAAGGCGAAGCACTCGTCGAGGCGGCCGTCTCGGGGATTCGAGAGTTAGTCGAGGACCTCGAGTCCGGGAACGGCTCCGTAGCTGCTCCCTGA
- a CDS encoding amidohydrolase — MTADDLVELRRDLHRKPEPAWREFYTTARIVDELESRFGDELAELHVGPDALATDHRLAVPDDAELTHAFERARETGVDEDVLESLEGGYTGAVAVLEKGDGPTVGLRVDIDGLPRKESDDPDHEPTAEGFRSEHEGAMHACGHDAHATIGVGVLEAITDSDFEGTLKVFFQPAEEVIGGGKSMAKSEHIEDVDYLLATHIGLDHPTGEVVAGIDGFLAVSHLEAEFSGEPAHAGGHPEQGRNAVQAMATAVQNLYAIPRNSDGPTRINAGVVEGGSAANVIPESASIVAEVRGETTELMEYMVEKAERVLESAAEMHDCEVEVELGAQAPSATSDQELVDVVHDVATDLRNVENVLERDELGGSEDATFLMREVQQNGGLACYVGVGTDHPGGHHTATFDVDEPSIGYGVETLAGAIEQIADERP; from the coding sequence ATGACAGCAGACGACCTCGTCGAACTTCGTCGTGACCTCCACCGCAAACCCGAACCCGCCTGGCGGGAATTTTACACGACGGCACGCATCGTCGACGAACTCGAGTCCCGATTCGGCGACGAACTCGCCGAACTCCACGTCGGTCCCGACGCGCTCGCGACCGACCATCGCCTCGCCGTTCCCGACGACGCGGAACTGACTCACGCGTTCGAGCGTGCCAGAGAGACCGGCGTCGACGAGGACGTCCTCGAGTCCCTCGAAGGCGGCTACACCGGTGCCGTCGCCGTCCTCGAGAAAGGTGACGGACCGACCGTCGGCCTACGGGTCGACATCGACGGTCTCCCGCGAAAGGAGAGCGACGATCCGGACCACGAACCCACAGCAGAGGGCTTCCGGTCGGAACACGAGGGCGCGATGCATGCCTGCGGTCACGACGCCCACGCGACGATCGGCGTCGGCGTCCTCGAGGCGATCACGGACAGTGACTTCGAAGGGACGCTGAAGGTGTTCTTCCAGCCCGCAGAGGAGGTCATCGGCGGCGGCAAGTCGATGGCAAAGAGCGAACACATCGAGGACGTCGACTATCTGCTCGCGACCCACATCGGCCTCGACCACCCGACCGGCGAGGTCGTCGCCGGCATCGACGGCTTCCTTGCCGTCTCCCATCTCGAGGCCGAGTTCTCCGGCGAACCGGCCCACGCCGGCGGCCACCCCGAACAGGGCCGCAACGCTGTTCAGGCGATGGCGACGGCCGTCCAGAACCTCTACGCCATCCCGCGCAACAGCGATGGGCCGACCCGCATCAACGCGGGCGTCGTCGAGGGTGGCAGCGCCGCGAACGTCATTCCCGAATCGGCCAGCATCGTCGCCGAAGTGCGCGGCGAGACGACCGAACTCATGGAGTACATGGTCGAAAAAGCCGAACGCGTCCTCGAGTCCGCCGCCGAGATGCACGACTGCGAGGTCGAGGTCGAACTCGGCGCGCAGGCACCGAGTGCTACGAGCGATCAGGAACTCGTCGACGTGGTTCACGACGTCGCCACAGACCTCAGGAACGTCGAGAACGTCCTCGAGCGCGACGAACTCGGCGGCAGCGAGGACGCGACGTTCCTGATGCGCGAGGTCCAGCAAAACGGCGGGCTGGCGTGTTACGTCGGCGTCGGCACGGACCACCCCGGCGGCCACCACACCGCGACGTTCGACGTCGACGAACCGAGTATCGGCTACGGCGTGGAGACGCTCGCCGGCGCGATTGAGCAGATAGCGGACGAACGGCCGTAA
- a CDS encoding M48 family metallopeptidase, with translation MAVGGVVGLVSLSAVLALEFLLVSMLSIVGLVLSYLAVSLVSFVVVLFVGVVEMIAEFLLMTLLPIGGLGPYLNALADGLLNPDMWVRVSVVLFAVGFVLWLHAYRLTGSLLRSIPDHIAVAYPMIVGLIASYAGLLWLLLDFLMRLSTGLLVAANIFLFYWFLLFVASAIDSDSNSDSSSDLDSPPSLERVLAEVKRTTRGIGDVAGWPGYLVVATVAVAALWGVHVAATTVSTSRLFVVLGGTIGALVVVGHLAFVARAEWNRDAAVLRDAKAAAGSDEPAPPELQARVNRLAVNANVVPSDVRVGRARTPIAVTVGYRPSTTTLVVSRGLLESLDDRELDAVLAHELAHVANRDAAVLTALSIPAARARASIAYYGAVPYLAFLASLARTTTRWSVAIVARAREHAADDGAAEITGDPAALASALETLDDELEIAPTRDLRTSSAAAFSIVPPPWEEHRFFDRTRRFVARRLFGTHPPTEKRIERLRTRV, from the coding sequence ATGGCTGTCGGCGGGGTCGTCGGCCTCGTTTCGCTGTCTGCGGTGCTGGCGCTCGAGTTCCTGCTGGTGAGCATGCTTTCGATCGTCGGACTGGTCCTTTCGTACCTCGCCGTGTCTTTGGTCTCGTTTGTCGTCGTACTTTTTGTGGGGGTAGTGGAGATGATAGCAGAATTTTTGTTGATGACTCTGCTGCCGATCGGCGGACTAGGCCCGTACCTCAACGCGCTGGCAGACGGACTTCTGAACCCTGATATGTGGGTGAGAGTGAGCGTCGTCCTCTTCGCCGTCGGATTCGTCCTTTGGCTGCACGCGTATCGGCTCACGGGTTCGCTGCTCCGAAGCATCCCGGACCACATCGCCGTTGCCTATCCCATGATAGTGGGGTTGATTGCATCCTACGCGGGCCTGTTGTGGCTTCTACTGGACTTTCTGATGCGGCTAAGCACCGGATTGTTAGTCGCCGCCAATATTTTCCTTTTCTACTGGTTTCTCTTGTTCGTTGCATCCGCCATAGATAGCGATTCTAACTCGGACTCGTCTTCGGATCTCGATTCGCCGCCGTCGCTCGAGCGCGTCCTCGCGGAGGTGAAACGGACGACTCGAGGAATCGGTGACGTAGCCGGGTGGCCGGGGTACCTGGTCGTGGCTACGGTAGCCGTAGCAGCACTGTGGGGCGTACACGTCGCGGCCACGACCGTGTCGACCTCCCGACTGTTCGTCGTACTCGGCGGCACGATCGGTGCGCTCGTCGTCGTCGGCCACCTCGCGTTCGTCGCTCGAGCCGAGTGGAACCGGGATGCCGCGGTGTTGAGAGACGCGAAAGCGGCGGCCGGGTCCGACGAACCTGCGCCACCCGAACTGCAGGCGCGAGTGAACCGACTGGCCGTGAATGCGAACGTCGTACCCTCGGACGTTCGGGTCGGCCGTGCACGAACGCCGATCGCGGTCACGGTCGGCTACCGCCCCTCGACGACGACGCTCGTCGTCTCGCGTGGACTCCTCGAGTCGCTCGACGACCGGGAACTGGACGCGGTGCTCGCTCACGAACTCGCCCACGTCGCGAACCGGGACGCGGCCGTGTTGACCGCGCTCTCGATTCCGGCCGCCCGGGCACGTGCCTCGATCGCGTACTACGGCGCGGTTCCGTACCTCGCGTTTCTGGCTTCCCTCGCCCGGACGACGACGCGGTGGTCCGTCGCGATCGTCGCTCGAGCGAGAGAACACGCTGCCGACGACGGTGCAGCCGAGATTACCGGCGACCCGGCCGCGCTGGCGAGCGCGCTGGAAACGCTCGACGACGAACTCGAGATCGCACCGACTCGCGATCTCCGGACCTCTTCGGCGGCGGCGTTCTCGATCGTGCCGCCGCCGTGGGAGGAACACCGGTTTTTCGACCGCACCCGACGATTCGTCGCACGCCGACTCTTCGGGACGCACCCGCCGACGGAGAAGCGTATCGAGCGGCTTCGCACTCGCGTGTAG
- a CDS encoding geranylgeranyl reductase family protein, giving the protein MSTQEQSAAGTTSTTHSPDVVVVGAGTAGCYAAATVAREGYDAVVIERKSEEEAGHIACGDALKGASDFPDAIPKSQLEPAITNTEVDHGRFEIPQEDTVLEIPVPGELAVIDRWEYGKRIIEGADEAGAEFHYDTVVQTVNQDETGRVTGVEGMNAGEPVSYDADVVIDAAGSLSVLQDEVDFSDSTFDTNVDYSHFCSAYREIVHVEDPVEWSDALVFKPTERAAGYLWYFPRTETEINAGLGFQMTEEPMKLVEDLKHDLENRAEFDGAEVDDKLGAALPTRRPYDSAVHPGYMAVGDAAGHVNPTTGGGIAGAAYAGKYAAERAIEGLETGDFSEETFWEYNELVMDHFGARYAALDVYNILSTAVDVDDLMGLLAAMPGDKLAEALYSGSTSIGPKLALESLVKSRGHWGTIWNLYQTKRCADDLLEHYENYPSSPDGLEAWQERRDELMDAVYETTGADPKY; this is encoded by the coding sequence ATGAGTACGCAGGAGCAGTCGGCCGCCGGCACGACGTCTACGACCCATTCACCGGACGTCGTCGTCGTCGGTGCCGGTACGGCAGGATGTTACGCCGCAGCGACCGTCGCACGCGAGGGGTACGACGCCGTCGTGATCGAGCGCAAGTCCGAGGAGGAGGCGGGCCACATCGCCTGTGGCGACGCGCTCAAGGGGGCCAGCGACTTCCCGGACGCGATTCCGAAGTCCCAGCTCGAGCCCGCGATCACCAACACCGAAGTCGACCACGGTCGGTTCGAGATCCCACAGGAAGACACCGTCCTCGAGATTCCGGTGCCCGGCGAACTCGCCGTCATCGACCGCTGGGAGTACGGCAAGCGCATCATCGAAGGCGCAGACGAGGCAGGGGCCGAGTTCCACTACGACACCGTCGTCCAGACGGTCAATCAGGACGAGACGGGACGGGTCACCGGCGTCGAAGGGATGAACGCCGGCGAGCCAGTTAGCTACGACGCCGACGTCGTCATCGACGCCGCCGGTTCGCTGTCGGTGCTGCAGGACGAGGTCGACTTCTCCGACTCGACGTTCGACACCAACGTCGACTACAGCCACTTCTGTTCGGCCTACCGCGAGATCGTCCACGTCGAAGACCCAGTCGAGTGGTCCGACGCGCTCGTGTTCAAGCCCACCGAACGCGCCGCAGGCTACCTCTGGTACTTCCCGCGGACCGAAACCGAGATCAACGCCGGTCTGGGCTTCCAGATGACCGAGGAACCGATGAAACTCGTCGAGGACCTCAAACACGACCTCGAGAACCGCGCGGAGTTCGACGGCGCCGAGGTCGACGACAAACTCGGCGCTGCCCTGCCCACCCGCCGACCGTACGATTCGGCGGTCCACCCGGGCTACATGGCCGTCGGTGACGCCGCAGGCCACGTCAACCCCACCACGGGCGGTGGCATCGCCGGTGCTGCCTACGCCGGCAAGTACGCCGCCGAACGAGCCATCGAGGGACTCGAGACCGGCGACTTCAGCGAAGAAACGTTCTGGGAGTACAACGAACTGGTGATGGACCACTTCGGTGCCCGCTACGCCGCACTCGACGTCTACAACATCCTCTCGACTGCCGTCGACGTCGACGACCTGATGGGACTGCTCGCCGCGATGCCCGGTGACAAACTCGCCGAGGCACTGTACTCCGGCAGCACCAGTATCGGCCCGAAACTCGCCCTCGAGAGTCTCGTCAAGAGCCGCGGCCACTGGGGAACTATCTGGAACCTCTACCAGACGAAACGCTGTGCTGACGACCTGCTCGAGCACTACGAAAACTACCCCTCGAGTCCCGATGGTCTCGAGGCCTGGCAGGAACGCCGCGACGAACTGATGGACGCGGTATACGAGACGACCGGAGCCGACCCGAAATACTAA
- a CDS encoding D-aminoacyl-tRNA deacylase yields the protein MSELAIVESRADRASVHVCDHLRKLADWTERTDDDRPDADGGGTYYRLEDVELRSFDDLHLELESPADAFDCDPDLLVFASRHSGDTGPLLTGHFTGNFGPAEFGGEDHAVATAAPNALTTLLEAFDEYAPEGYDVGMECTHHGPTDVGCPSLFAELGSDDEQWDDPTGAEAVARAILELRDVEPTREKQVVGFGGNHYTPRFERVVRETPWAVGHVASEWALEAMGHPDAHRDVLEDAFEASAAEVALIDGDWPVLEETLVDLGYRVVSETWLREVGDRPLEVVDAVESKLGSVDDGIRFGEREAAAVGVLELPADLVDTAEGIDPDRVREIVASHTVAFATENGGSRVGARIAVPADSLEGDGRPEPKAAIVDELATLLEEKYDAVEVSEDAVVAEKTGFDPALAREEGVPEGPKFGALANGETVTVDGRRISPDLVRSQQTDRFPIE from the coding sequence ATGAGCGAGCTGGCGATCGTCGAGAGCCGAGCCGACCGCGCGTCGGTCCACGTCTGCGATCACCTCCGGAAACTGGCCGACTGGACCGAACGAACGGACGACGACCGGCCCGACGCCGACGGCGGCGGCACCTACTATCGCCTCGAGGACGTCGAACTCCGCTCGTTCGACGACCTGCATCTCGAACTCGAGAGCCCTGCCGACGCCTTTGACTGCGATCCCGACCTGCTGGTCTTCGCCTCCCGGCACTCGGGCGATACGGGGCCGCTGCTGACCGGCCACTTCACGGGTAACTTCGGCCCAGCGGAGTTCGGCGGCGAAGACCACGCCGTCGCCACGGCTGCGCCGAACGCCCTCACAACCCTTCTCGAGGCTTTCGACGAATACGCTCCCGAGGGGTACGACGTCGGGATGGAGTGTACCCACCACGGCCCGACCGACGTGGGCTGTCCCTCGCTGTTCGCGGAACTGGGCAGCGACGACGAACAGTGGGACGACCCCACAGGTGCCGAGGCCGTCGCCCGCGCGATCCTCGAGTTGCGGGACGTCGAACCGACCCGCGAGAAACAGGTCGTCGGCTTCGGCGGCAACCACTACACGCCCCGATTCGAACGAGTGGTCCGCGAGACCCCCTGGGCGGTCGGCCACGTCGCCTCCGAGTGGGCGCTCGAGGCGATGGGCCACCCCGACGCCCACCGCGACGTCCTCGAGGACGCGTTCGAAGCGAGCGCGGCCGAAGTCGCGCTGATCGACGGCGACTGGCCCGTTCTCGAGGAGACGCTCGTCGACCTCGGCTACCGCGTCGTCAGCGAAACGTGGCTCCGCGAGGTCGGCGATCGGCCGCTCGAGGTCGTCGACGCGGTCGAGTCGAAACTGGGGTCGGTCGACGACGGCATCCGGTTCGGCGAGCGCGAGGCGGCGGCAGTCGGCGTCCTCGAGTTGCCTGCAGACCTCGTCGACACCGCAGAGGGGATCGACCCCGACCGAGTCCGGGAGATCGTCGCCTCCCACACGGTCGCGTTCGCCACCGAGAACGGCGGCAGTCGCGTCGGCGCTCGAATCGCGGTTCCCGCCGATTCGCTCGAGGGAGATGGCCGCCCGGAGCCGAAGGCGGCGATCGTCGACGAACTGGCCACGCTCCTGGAGGAGAAGTACGACGCGGTCGAGGTGAGCGAAGACGCCGTCGTCGCCGAGAAGACCGGGTTCGATCCGGCCCTGGCACGCGAGGAGGGCGTTCCGGAGGGACCGAAGTTCGGTGCGCTGGCAAACGGCGAAACAGTCACGGTCGACGGTCGGCGTATCAGCCCGGATCTGGTCCGGAGCCAGCAGACAGACCGGTTCCCGATCGAATAA